One Vigna unguiculata cultivar IT97K-499-35 chromosome 7, ASM411807v1, whole genome shotgun sequence genomic region harbors:
- the LOC114190066 gene encoding uncharacterized protein LOC114190066, translating to MDMYIRVKRSKTTYFIRCKASDKIIDIKQKLQELVDQPTSNQRLILPGTGEVLEDSKTLADQKVENDAVVALTLRKDDNEFEEVNIVRPNDFYQARDADGASW from the exons ATG GATATGTACATTCGTGTTAAACGTAGTAAGACAACCTACTTCATCCGGTGCAAGGCATCTGATAAAATTATTGACATAAAGCAGAAGTTGCAAGAACTTGTTGATCAGCCAACTAGTAATCAACGGTTAATTCTACCTGGTACAGGGGAAGTATTAGAAGACTCTAAGACTTTGGCAGATCAAAAG gTAGAAAATGATGCCGTTGTAGCACTGACCTTGAGAAAAG ATGATAATGAGTTTGAGGAGGTCAACATTGTTCGGCCTAACGATTTCTACCAAGCTCGGGATGCAGATGGTGCGAGTTGGTAA